In a genomic window of Musa acuminata AAA Group cultivar baxijiao unplaced genomic scaffold, Cavendish_Baxijiao_AAA HiC_scaffold_42, whole genome shotgun sequence:
- the LOC103970912 gene encoding transcription factor MYB102-like: MGRTPCCDKSGLKKGPWTPEEDQKLIDYIQMHGHGSWRILPKNAGLARCGKSCRLRWTNYLRPDIKRGRFSFEEEETIIQLHSILGNKWSAIAARLPGRTDNEIKNYWNSHIKKRLIRMGIDPVTHTSLLNASLGNPTLLNLCGLLGLHPLIKTELMRIATNLLASQCQSSSLVNQSIQGQQYLPHDAQAQQHLELFQNQQLQNQTFPNAPFPDGGQFQEAADTNLWHDIVISDTHLMTVTGVDNNNLEASIPGLVSDSFCISGNNSQNYNLASILSTPASSSDNMISSPPSTYMNSNTEDERDSSCSDIYDFQIPDLLDVSDYM; the protein is encoded by the exons ATGGGACGAACACCTTGCTGTGATAAGAGTGGGTTGAAGAAGGGGCCATGGACACCTGAAGAGGACCAGAAGCTCATCGACTACATACAGATGCATGGACATGGGAGCTGGCGAATTCTTCCGAAGAATGCTG GTCTTGCGAGGTGTGGGAAGAGCTGCAGGCTCAGATGGACGAACTATCTAAGGCCCGACATTAAAAGGGGAAGGTTCTCATTCGAAGAGGAGGAGACGATAATTCAATTACATAGCATATTGGGGAACAA GTGGTCGGCGATCGCTGCTCGGCTGCCCGGAAGaaccgacaacgagatcaagaactactggaacagtCACATCAAGAAAAGGCTTATCAGAATGGGGATTGATCCCGTCACCCACACCTCTCTTTTGAACGCCTCCTTGGGTAATCCTACACTACTGAACCTGTGTGGATTACTTGGTCTTCATCCTCTGATCAAGACCGAACTCATGAGGATAGCCACAAACCTCTTGGCATCTCAGTGTCAAAGCTCAAGCCTTGTTAACCAAAGCATCCAAGGCCAACAGTACTTGCCGCATGATGCACAAGCTCAACAGCATTTGGAGCTCTTCCAAAACCAACAGCTTCAGAATCAAACATTTCCAAACGCTCCATTCCCGGACGGAGGCCAATTCCAGGAAGCTGCTGACACCAACTTGTGGCATGACATTGTCATCTCAGACACTCATCTCATGACCGTGACGGGGGTTGACAATAACAACTTGGAGGCTTCTATTCCGGGTTTGGTCTCAGATAGCTTCTGCATTAGTGGGAACAACAGCCAGAACTACAATCTGGCATCTATCTTATCAACACCTGCTTCAAGTTCAGACAATATGATCAGCTCCCCCCCATCGACATACATGAACAGCAACACTGAGGACGAAAGGGACAGCTCCTGCAGCGATATCTACGATTTTCAAATTCCGGATCTGTTGGATGTAAGTGACTACATGTAG